In Panthera uncia isolate 11264 chromosome B4, Puncia_PCG_1.0, whole genome shotgun sequence, one genomic interval encodes:
- the TBK1 gene encoding serine/threonine-protein kinase TBK1, whose protein sequence is MQSTSNHLWLLSDILGQGATANVFRGRHKKTGDLFAIKVFNNISFLRPVDVQMREFEVLKKLNHKNIVKLFAIEEETTTRHKVLIMEFCPCGSLYTVLEEPSNAYGLPESEFLIVLRDVVGGMNHLRENGIVHRDIKPGNIMRVIGEDGQSVYKLTDFGAARELEDDEQFVSLYGTEEYLHPDMYERAVLRKDHQKKYGATVDLWSIGVTFYHAATGSLPFRPFEGPRRNKEVMYKIITGKPSGAISGVQKAENGPIDWSGDMPISCSLSRGLQVLLTPVLANILEADQEKCWGFDQFFAETSDILHRMIIHVFSLQQMTAHKIYIHSYNTATVFHELVYKQTKIISSNQELIYEGRRLVIEPGRLAQHFPKTTEENPIFVVSREPLSTIGLIYEKISLPKVHPRYDLDGDASMAKAITGVVCYACKIANTLLLYQELMRKGIRWLIELVKDDYNETVHKKTEVVITLDFCIRNIEKTVKVYEKLMKINLEAAELGEISDIHTKLLRLSSSQGTIETSLQDIESRLSPGGLLADMWAHQEGTHPKDRHVEKLQVLLNCITEIYYQFKKDKAERRLAYNEEQIHKFDKQKLYYHATKAMTHFTDECVKKYEAFLDKSEEWMRKMLHLRKQLLSLTNQCFDIEEEVSKYQDYTNELQETLPQKMFAASSGIKHTMTPIYPCSNTLVEMTLGMKKLKEEMEGVVKELAENNHILERFGSLTMDGGLRNVDCL, encoded by the exons ATGCAGAGCACCTCTAATCATCTGTGGCTTTTATCTGATATTTTAGGCCAAGGAGCTACTGCAAATGTCTTTCGTGGAAGGCATAAG aaaaCTGGTGACTTATTTGCTATCAAAGTATTTAATAACATAAGCTTCCTTCGTCCAGTGGATGTTCAAATGAGAGAATTTGAAGTGTTAAAAAAACTCAATCACaaaaatattgtcaaattatTTGCTATTGAAGAGGAG acaacaACAAGACATAAAGTACTTATTATGGAATTTTGTCCATGCGGAAGTTTATACACTGTTTTAGAAGAGCCATCTAATGCCTATGGACTACCAGAGtctgaatttttaattgttttgcgAGATGTGG tgGGTGGAATGAACCATCTACGAGAGAATGGCATAGTGCACCGTGATATCAAGCCAGGAAACATCATGCGTGTTATAGGGGAAGATGGACAGTCTGTGTACAAACTCACAGATTTTGGTGCAGCTAGAGAATTAGAAGATGATGAacagtttgtttctttgtatggCACAGAAGAATATTTG catcCTGATATGTATGAGAGAGCAGTGCTAAGAAAAGATCATCAGAAGAAATACGGAGCAACAGTTGATCTTTGGAGCATTGGGGTAACGTTTTACCATGCAGCTACTGGATCACTGCCGTTCAGACCATTTGAAGGGCCACGTAGGAATAAGGAAGTGAT GTATAAAATAATTACTGGAAAGCCTTCTGGTGCAATATCTGGAGTACAGAAAGCAGAAAATGGACCAATCGACTGGAGTGGAGACATGCCTATTTCTTGCAGTCTTTCTCG GGGCCTTCAAGTTCTACTTACCCCTGTTCTTGCAAACATCCTTGAGGCAGATCAGGAAAAGTGTTGGGGTTTTGACCAGTTTTTTGCAGAAACTAGTGATATACTTCATCGGATGATAATTCATGTTTTTTCACTGCAACAAATGACAGCTCATAAGATTTATATTCATAGCTACAATAC TGCTACTGTATTTCATGAACTGGTatataaacaaaccaaaattatttcttcaaatcaaGAACTTATATATGAAGGACGACGTTTAGTTATAGAACCTGGAAGACTGGCACAGCATTTTCCTAAAACTACCGAGGAAAATCCCATCTTTGTAGTGAGTCGGGAACCTCTGAGTACCATAGGATTGATATACGAGAAAA TTTCCCTTCCTAAAGTACATCCACGTTACGATTTAGATGGGGATGCTAGCATGGCTAAG GCAATAACAGGAGTTGTATGTTATGCTTGTAAAATTGCCAATACCTTGCTGCTTTATCAGGAATTAATGCGAAAGGGGATACGATGGTTGAT agaattaGTTAAAGATGATTATAATGAAACTGTTCACAAAAAGACAGAAGTTGTGATCACACTGGATTTCTGCAtcagaaacattgaaaaaactgTGAAAGT ATACGAAAAGTTGATGAAGATCAACCTAGAAGCAGCAGAGTTAGGTGAAATTTCAGACATACACACCAAATTGTTGAGA CTTTCCAGTTCTCAGGGAACAATAGAAACCAGTCTTCAGGATATCGAAAGCAGATTATCTCCAGGTGGATTGTTGGCAGACATGTGGGCCCATCAAGAAGGCACTCATCCAAAAGATAGACA tgTAGAAAAGCTACAAGTCCTGCTAAATTGCATCACAGAGATTTACTATCAGttcaaaaaagacaaagcagaacGTA GACTAGCTTATAATGAAGAACAGATCCACAAATTTGATAA gCAAAAACTGTATTACCATGCAACAAAAGCTatgacccattttacagacgaatGTGTTAAAAAATATGAGGCATTTTTGGATAAGTCAGAAGAATGGATGAG AAAGATGCTTCATCTTAGGAAACAGTTATTATCACTAACTAATCAGTGCTTTGATATTGAAGAAGAAGTGTCAAAGTATCAAGATTATACAAATGAG TTACAAGAAACTTTGCCTCAAAAAATGTTTGCAGCCTCCAGTGGAATCAAACATACCATGACCCCAATTTATCCTTGTTCTAATACATTAGTGGAAATGACTCTTGG tatgaagaaattaaaggaagAGATGGAAGGAGTGGTTAAAGAACTTGCcgaaaataatcatattttagaAAG